A single Osmerus mordax isolate fOsmMor3 chromosome 7, fOsmMor3.pri, whole genome shotgun sequence DNA region contains:
- the mylk2 gene encoding LOW QUALITY PROTEIN: myosin light chain kinase 2, skeletal/cardiac muscle (The sequence of the model RefSeq protein was modified relative to this genomic sequence to represent the inferred CDS: inserted 1 base in 1 codon): MGSVRSPTHSLSLPSLEAKVDNLSYKLDQFLSRGNGSCPICSTCSLHTSRWEAAERHLSDQSRLLERLEKRIDLMHNSLDGHVKDKVVEDRSQDGDPTEKQSIGGNLQQLRGQPMAESKRKKERKGTGETVMATVVPSTVVSQKTQKTSITAKGDTPNQLNIGQQGKKLQTGTIHPKKGDESSMGGQPIRLNLQEVRCKPVAVTTAVTTVPYKTTPTLITGKLDIQQARTQSHPSAHSKKGENGSASERPTVFTGGNSVEADTTNDLVIQQHGTKQQPLPASSKKGDRGSTSDHQIVENSQMGQLKAESRRSSGKDEAVVDATPNQSMQVPPKMGTTVTTVKPTVVISQLVPQKKYVLSVPTTTTTESSSLRHVHSCPESLQRLQCPGPVPPPVFLARGSSQEKSSSTVRGTGSGSCSASGIHIRVDAAAPDRTTPKTPPKTCYKVIDDVPPQPAPFLHRCVALRSNPPSDAFIIHSKEILGGGRFGKVHRCTEKLSVLKLAAKVINTRTSKEKVRLVYMCLYMFLCIYXFQCWGVCHSQEMAMNEVQVMNQLNHANILQLYEAFETKNQVVLILEYVEGGELFDRIVDESTPLTEVDAMVFVKQICEGIHYMHQMFVLHLDLKPENILCVNRTSHQVKIIDFGLARRYKPREKMRVNFGTPEFLAPEVVDFDFVSFPTDMWTLGVVTYMLLSGLSPFLGDDESQTLNNVLAVNWYFEEEAFEHISAEARDFISNLLIREKGGRLSAAKCLKHPWLNNISEKAKHNNIVLKSQVLLKKYMAKRLWRKNYIAIAAANRFKKISSLSSLTSLGF, encoded by the exons ATGGGTTCTGTACGGAGTCCAACTCATTCTCTAAGCCTACCTTCTTTAGAAGCCAAAGTAGATAACCTTTCTTACAAGCTGGATCAGTTTCTCTCAAGAGGAAATGGAAGCTGCCCTATCTGCTCCACCTGCAGTCTGCACACCTCTAGATGGGAGGCAGCCGAGAGACATCTTTCTGACCAGTCTAGACTTCTGGAGAGACTGGAGAAGAGAATTGACTTGATGCATAATTCCCTAGATGGGCATGTCAAAG ATAAGGTGGTGGAAGATAGATCCCAGGATGGAGATCCCACAGAAAAGCAGTCAATTGGAGGAAACCTTCAACAGCTCAGAGGCCAACCAATGGCAGAgtctaaaagaaaaaaagagagaaaggggacagGAGAAACTGTCATGGCTACTGTTGTCCCATCAACAGTTGTCTCTCAAAAGACCCAGAAAACATCAATTACTGCAAAG GGTGACACTCCAAATCAACTGAATATTGGACAGCAGGGTAAAAAACTGCAAACAGGCACCATTCATCCCAAGAAAGGAGACGAGTCCTCAATGGGaggacaaccaatcagattgAATCTTCAAGAGGTCAGATGTAAACCAGTGGCTGTGACAACAGCTGTAACAACAGTACCATATAAGACCACACCCACTTTAATAACTGGAAAG CTGGATATACAACAGGCTAGAACACAGTCCCACCCTAGTGCTCATTCAAAGAAAGGTGAGAATGGATCTGCATCAGAACGGCCAACTGTTTTCACCGGAGGAAACTCTGTGGAG GCTGACACCACAAATGATCTAGTAATACAACAGCATGGTACAAAACAGCAACCTCTACCTGCTTCTTCAAAGAAAGGAGACAGAGGTTCCACCTCAGACCACCAAATAGTTGAAAATTCCCAGATGGGACAATTAAAGGCAGAGTCTCGAAGAAGCTCTGGAAAGGATGAGGCTGTAGTGGATGCCACCCCTAATCAATCAATGCAGGTCCCTCCAAAGATGGGGACTACTGTCACGAcggtcaaaccaacagtggtgatTTCACAGCTTGTGCCACAAAAGAAGTACGTACTGTCTgtcccaacaacaacaaccactgaGAGCTCTTCCCTTCGACATGTCCACAGCTGTCCAGAGTCATTGCAAAG ACTCCAGTGCCCCGGGCCTGTTCCTCCACCTGTCTTCTTAGCCCGTGGTTCTTCTCAGGAGAAGAGCTCCAGTACGGTGAGAGGGACTGGTTCAGGCTCATGCTCAGCCAGTGGAATCCATATCAGAGTTGATGCTGCCGCACCAGACAGAACCACACCCAAGACCCCACCAAAAACATGTTACAAAGTCATAG ATGATGTTCCTCCACAGCCAGCTCCTTTCCTCCATCGTTGTGTAGCTTTACGCTCCAACCCTCCATCGGATGCCTTCATCATCCACAGCAAAGAGATCCTTGGAGG TGGACGCTTTGGAAAAGTACACCGGTGTACAGAGAAATTATCTGTACTAAAACTGGCAGCCAAAGTCATCAACACACGAACTTCGAAAGAAAAGGTAAGACttgtatatatgtgtttgtatatgtttttGTGTATAT GATTTCAATGCTGGGGTGTATGCCACTCACAGGAAATGGCCATGAACGAGGTGCAGGTGATGAACCAGTTAAATCACGCTAACATCCTCCAGCTCTATGAGGCCTTTGAGACAAAGAACCAAGTGGTGTTAATCCTTGAATA TGTTGAGGGTGGAGAGTTGTTTGATAGGATCGTAGATGAAAGCACACCTTTGACAGAGGTGGATGCCATGGTGTTTGTAAAACAGATCTGCGAGGGGATCCACTACATGCACCAGATGTTCGTTCTCCACCTTGACTTGAAG CCAGAGAATATCCTTTGTGTGAATCGCACCAGCCATCAGGTGAAAATAATTGACTTTGGTTTAGCAAGAAG atacaaACCACGGGAAAAGATGCGTGTAAATTTCGGAACACCTGAGTTTCTGGCCCCGGAGGTGGTGGACTTTGACTTTGTCTCTTTCCCCACTGACATGTGGACCCTTGGAGTTGTCACATACATGCT CCTGAGTGGCCTGTCACCATTCCTGGGTGACGATGAGAGCCAAACCCTCAACAATGTCCTGGCTGTCAACTGGTACTTTGAGGAAGAGGCTTTTGAGCACATCTCAGCAGAGGCCAGGGACTTTATCTCCAACTTGCTTATCCGTGAGAAGGG GGGAAGACTCAGTGCTGCCAAATGTCTCAAGCATCCCTGGCTCAACAACATCTCAGAGAAGGCTAAACACAACAACATAGTACTCAAATCCCAGGTCCTGCTGAAGAAATACATGGCCAAGAGGTTGTGGAGG AAAAACTACATTGCAATAGCAGCAGCCAACAGATTcaagaaaatcagcagtttgAGTTCTCTAACCTCTCTGGGATTCTGA
- the plagx gene encoding pleiomorphic adenoma gene X, with protein MFQQQDHLKSHLQTHDSNRQVFQCEECGKQYNTQLGYRRHLVAAHTPAASLPSELPCQDGAASLLEQLGSHNDRPPPLEGATNPAVAVRERKYSCERCDRRFYTRKDVRRHAVVHTGRRDFLCPRCAQRFGRRDHLTRHLKKSHSQEAAPTPSGTPTTPTAPPTPITPCPVKEEPSPVACDMGPASKEPPEAFSMDMYNSYSMPNMANPGMGHHHSLMQGSLSTAIGVGRHMPPPSPHPHHHLQPQQQHQQAYGHMPRYQHGSTSYPRSDMESFLMDLQSGLPPHLTAAPSSTSSSASPQRDVLSEAQGGPGDPHLLSRSPALSTAELSCAANMDLGPLLGFLPFGLPPYSAHMSMGGLVMGYPSTSTSAASSSASTPPLSSQTPGPFTILQPPQAQVSQGPGPHHNQLPQGFSSPAMSTSNSLPRYYQAFQQ; from the coding sequence ATGTTCCAACAGCAAGACCACCTGAAGAGCCACCTGCAGACCCATGACTCTAACAGGCAGGTGTtccagtgtgaggagtgtggtaAGCAGTACAACACCCAGCTCGGATATAGACGTCACTTAGTGGCTGCCCACACCCCTGCTGCTTCCCTTCCAAGTGAGCTCCCCTGCCAAGATGGGGCAGCCTCTCTTCTAGAGCAGCTGGGGAGTCACAATGACAGGCCTCCTCCATTGGAGGGTGCCACGAACCCTGCTGTAGCAGTCAGAGAGAGGAAGTACTCTTGTGAGCGCTGTGACCGACGTTTCTACACCCGCAAAGATGTGCGGCGCCACGCTGTTGTTCACACTGGTCGCCGCGACTTCCTCTGCCCACGTTGTGCCCAGCGCTTTGGCCGTCGAGACCACCTAACCCGCCACCTGAAGAAGAGCCACAGCCAGGAGGCAGCCCCTACACCCTCGGGTACACCCACTACTCCCACAGCTCCTCCTACTCCCATAACCCCATGTCCGGTAAAGGAGGAGCCTAGTCCTGTGGCATGTGACATGGGTCCTGCCTCCAAGGAACCCCCAGAAGCCTTCTCTATGGACATGTACAACTCCTACTCCATGCCCAACATGGCCAACCCTGGAATGGGCCATCATCACTCCCTAATGCAGGGCTCCCTTTCCACAGCCATTGGTGTGGGTCGTCacatgcctcctccctcccctcaccctcaccaccacctccaacCCCAGCAACAGCACCAGCAGGCCTATGGTCATATGCCCAGGTACCAGCATGGATCTACCTCATACCCTCGAAGTGACATGGAGAGCTTCCTCATGGACCTGCAGAGTGGATTGCCCCCACACCTTACAGCTGCCCCttcttccacttcctcctctgcctctccccagaGGGACGTGCTTTCAGAGGCCCAGGGTGGACCTGGGGACCCCCACCTCCTGTCTAGGAGCCCTGCTCTTTCCACAGCTGAGCTCTCCTGTGCTGCTAACATGGACCTGGGTCCTCTGCTGGGATTCCTGCCCTTTGGTTTACCACCCTACAGTGCCCATATGAGTATGGGAGGGCTTGTGATGGGCTATCCTTCTACCTCCACCTCTGCTGCCTCCTCTTCAGCATCTACCCCGCCCCTGTCCTCTCAGACCCCAGGGCCCTTTACCATCCTGCAGCCTCCACAAGCCCAGGTATCCCAAGGCCCTGGACCCCACCACAACCAGCTACCTCAGGGGTTCAGCAGCCCTGCTATGAGCACTTCCAACTCCCTACCTCGCTATTACCAGGCCTTCCAACAGTGA